One Orrella dioscoreae genomic window carries:
- a CDS encoding EAL domain-containing protein translates to MKRNVFFRLLARLRVGRKLLLIYLLDLTAVVYISGILIHEKTLSIDFSDKEILGSAYITAVRDTLVDVALAGAGQPATPDALGKAHTALATAETQYGANMQSAELNARLRAQLERLSLSPAPNYDALAEALDACRALITRVGNQSNLILDPDLDSYYAMSLSILRYPALLHAVNSIGHLLNDTNPALQSDEAVRVRYLLLEGQLDAVLQGLRSDYAEAGAVNRQLGAALTPSIQHLLATVDTYRRTVHDVLNHEAGVRNEAALRAAGAAQQAVVHAADAAWIVTADRLDELLYTRVSGLYSRMWLHLGTALFLLISILFMVYFVAQQISWPLRQLARVMDTVRRTGDHTQRASWNSQDEIGQLVRGFNDMLEQLDRERDAQKELAATARASAAQHSLVEATPVPMMVTSVPGHEVLHANQPALSWLGGRTTDPWMHGLDSSVRARFFQQLSDHDAVDEFEVLWRAGAEPTWAMLSARRLHFQGRDAILTAFTPINQIKLMEQRLELWAKVFEASSEAILILDHERKLLSANASFYRSTGFSTADVLGKVPGFIAAESRNGSVMENLVAYVEPSSTWSGEAQIRRRQGGDYPAWLMISAVRDKQADVSHYICTVIDITDRKKSEARIRFLAEHDVLTQLPNRALFTKQLAASLESGERTGRRCAVLFIDLDRFKDINDSLGHHVGDGLLKSISRRLLQAVRSGDTVSRLGGDEFTIILNGVTNQADVEHLIGERLIPLVREPHEIGGVTLQVSCSVGVAMYPDDGLDIDTLMQNADAAMYQAKAAGRNLVKFFSAEMAERARLRLAMEAGLRTCVAQRELALAFQPCVDAAHGAIVGVEGLLRWTSPTLGAIPPGQFIPIAEDTRLIIPIGAWVIDEACRQMAAWRDQGLPALRTSINLSAIQLRDPGLIDTLRACLNAHGIAPELLELEITETVLMSNAENYLDVIRDIRKLGVKLSLDDFGTGYSSLSYLNRFPLDRLKIDQAFVRGMLDSATDLAVVKAIIELGHELGLRVVAEGVEREEEAQALCSIGCDELQGYLFGRPMPGAQLPQWCEDAGRLAAET, encoded by the coding sequence ATGAAGCGCAATGTCTTTTTCCGGCTGCTCGCGCGGCTGAGGGTCGGCCGCAAGCTGCTGCTGATCTATCTGCTTGACCTCACCGCCGTCGTCTACATCAGCGGCATCCTCATCCACGAAAAAACCCTGTCCATCGATTTCTCCGACAAGGAGATCCTGGGCAGCGCCTACATCACTGCCGTGCGCGACACGCTGGTCGACGTCGCGCTGGCCGGTGCCGGGCAACCCGCCACGCCCGACGCCCTGGGCAAGGCCCACACGGCGCTGGCCACTGCCGAAACCCAGTACGGCGCCAACATGCAAAGCGCCGAATTGAACGCGCGCCTGCGCGCACAGCTGGAACGGCTGTCGCTCTCGCCTGCCCCCAACTACGACGCGCTGGCCGAAGCCCTGGATGCCTGCCGGGCGCTGATCACACGCGTGGGCAACCAGTCCAACCTGATCCTGGATCCGGACCTGGACAGCTACTACGCCATGTCGCTGTCCATCCTGCGCTACCCCGCGTTGCTGCACGCGGTCAACAGCATCGGCCACCTGCTGAACGACACCAATCCCGCCTTGCAATCGGACGAAGCCGTGCGGGTCCGCTATCTGCTGCTGGAAGGCCAGCTGGATGCGGTCCTGCAGGGCCTGCGCTCGGACTACGCCGAAGCCGGCGCGGTCAATCGCCAGCTGGGCGCTGCGCTGACGCCCTCCATCCAGCACCTGCTCGCCACGGTCGATACCTATCGCCGCACGGTGCATGACGTGCTGAACCACGAAGCGGGCGTGCGCAACGAAGCGGCACTGCGGGCGGCGGGCGCCGCGCAGCAGGCCGTGGTCCATGCCGCGGATGCGGCATGGATCGTCACGGCCGACCGGCTGGACGAACTGCTCTACACCCGCGTCAGCGGTTTGTACTCAAGGATGTGGCTGCATCTGGGCACCGCCCTGTTCCTGCTGATCAGCATTCTCTTCATGGTGTATTTCGTCGCCCAGCAGATCTCCTGGCCGTTGCGGCAACTGGCGCGTGTCATGGACACGGTGCGCCGAACCGGCGACCACACGCAACGGGCGTCGTGGAACAGCCAGGACGAGATCGGCCAGCTGGTGCGCGGTTTCAACGACATGCTGGAGCAGCTGGACCGCGAACGCGACGCCCAGAAGGAACTGGCCGCCACGGCCCGCGCGTCGGCCGCGCAGCATTCGCTGGTGGAAGCCACGCCCGTGCCCATGATGGTGACCTCGGTGCCTGGCCATGAAGTGCTGCACGCCAACCAGCCCGCCTTGTCGTGGCTGGGCGGACGCACGACGGACCCGTGGATGCACGGGCTGGACTCATCGGTGCGCGCACGGTTCTTCCAGCAACTGTCCGACCACGATGCCGTCGATGAATTCGAGGTGCTGTGGCGCGCCGGCGCCGAACCCACCTGGGCCATGCTGTCCGCGCGGCGCCTGCATTTCCAGGGACGCGATGCGATCCTGACGGCGTTCACGCCCATCAACCAGATCAAGCTGATGGAGCAACGGCTGGAACTCTGGGCCAAGGTCTTCGAGGCCTCGTCCGAGGCCATCCTGATCCTCGACCACGAGCGCAAGCTGCTGAGCGCCAACGCGTCCTTCTACCGGTCCACGGGTTTCAGCACCGCGGACGTGCTGGGCAAGGTGCCGGGCTTCATCGCCGCGGAGTCGCGCAATGGCTCCGTCATGGAAAACCTCGTCGCGTATGTCGAGCCTTCCAGCACGTGGAGCGGCGAGGCCCAGATCCGCCGGCGCCAGGGCGGCGACTATCCGGCCTGGCTGATGATCAGCGCCGTGCGCGACAAGCAGGCCGACGTGTCGCACTACATCTGCACCGTCATCGACATCACCGACCGCAAGAAGAGCGAGGCGCGCATCCGCTTCCTGGCCGAGCACGACGTGCTGACGCAACTGCCCAACCGGGCGCTGTTCACCAAACAGCTGGCCGCGTCGCTGGAAAGCGGCGAGCGGACAGGCCGGCGCTGCGCCGTGCTGTTCATCGACCTGGATCGCTTCAAGGACATCAACGACTCCCTCGGCCACCATGTCGGCGACGGCTTGCTGAAGTCCATCTCGCGCCGGCTGCTGCAGGCCGTGCGCAGCGGCGACACCGTCAGCCGGCTGGGTGGCGACGAGTTCACCATCATCCTCAATGGTGTCACCAACCAGGCCGACGTCGAGCACCTGATCGGCGAGCGCCTGATCCCGCTCGTGCGGGAGCCGCACGAGATCGGCGGCGTCACGCTGCAGGTCTCGTGCAGCGTCGGCGTGGCGATGTATCCGGACGATGGCCTGGACATCGATACGCTGATGCAGAACGCCGATGCCGCCATGTACCAGGCCAAGGCGGCGGGCCGCAATCTCGTGAAGTTCTTCTCGGCCGAGATGGCCGAGCGCGCCCGGCTGCGGCTGGCGATGGAGGCCGGCCTCAGGACCTGCGTGGCCCAGCGCGAACTGGCACTGGCATTCCAGCCCTGCGTCGATGCCGCCCACGGCGCAATCGTCGGCGTGGAGGGCCTGCTGCGCTGGACCTCGCCCACGCTGGGCGCCATCCCGCCAGGCCAGTTCATCCCCATCGCGGAAGATACCCGCCTCATCATTCCCATCGGCGCCTGGGTCATCGACGAGGCCTGCCGGCAGATGGCCGCGTGGCGCGACCAGGGCTTGCCTGCCCTGCGCACCTCGATCAACCTTTCCGCCATCCAGCTGCGCGACCCGGGCCTCATCGACACGTTGCGCGCCTGCCTGAACGCGCATGGCATCGCGCCCGAGCTGCTGGAGCTGGAGATCACCGAGACCGTGCTGATGAGCAATGCGGAGAATTACCTGGACGTGATCCGGGACATCCGCAAGCTGGGCGTGAAGCTGTCGCTGGACGACTTCGGCACGGGGTATTCCAGCCTGAGCTACCTGAACCGCTTCCCGCTTGACCGCCTGAAGATCGACCAGGCGTTCGTGCGCGGCATGCTGGATTCCGCCACCGACCTGGCCGTGGTGAAGGCCATCATCGAACTGGGCCACGAGCTGGGCCTGCGCGTGGTGGCCGAAGGCGTCGAACGCGAGGAAGAGGCGCAGGCGCTGTGCAGCATCGGCTGCGACGAACTGCAAGGCTATCTGTTTGGGCGCCCGATGCCCGGCGCGCAACTGCCGCAATGGTGCGAGGACGCGGGACGCCTGGCGGCGGAAACCTGA
- a CDS encoding UvrD-helicase domain-containing protein: MTTPNSVPAGLNPAQREAVLYLDGPSLVLAGAGSGKTRVITQKMAYLLRDCGYMARNIVALTFTNKAAREMDERVKTLVDPKMAKGLIISTFHSLGVRLLREEARNAGLKPQFSILDADDAMAIIQEMLATTDKGRLRAVQSAISLWKNGLVDPDEAERTAATAGEAEAARVYRSYNATLAAYQSVDFDDLIRIPAQLLASNDTVRERWQNRVRYLLVDEYQDTNVCQYQLVRLLTGPRAMFTAVGDDDQAIYAWRGATIENLAKLTTDYPQLKVIKLEQNYRSVQRILAAANSVIERNPKLFEKKLWSDLGVGEPIVISPMNDEETEAQSIAMKISASRFERQASWKDFAILYRGNHQARIIEQALRDLKIPYTIAGGQSFFDKAEVRDVLSYLRLIANDADDPAFIRAATTPRRGIGQATLQALGTYAAEREVSLFEAVFEQGLETRLQPRQIEPLRVFTEFIQRMQWRAGRGVEGRPPPKAEPAGPLLDDLLGAIDYERFLYDTMEERPAQSRWHNVLELVGWLKRKAEEDGHTLFELVQHVALITMLERQHDEEEPDAVKMSTLHASKGLEYPHVYLAGVEEGLLPHMGKDDEEGDPARAAESLAARIEEERRLMYVGITRAQRSLNLSWCKKRRRAREDVVREPSRFIEEMGLGTAPQGADPASHLSPKERLGMLKALLNKRG, translated from the coding sequence ATGACCACCCCCAATTCCGTGCCCGCCGGGCTCAACCCGGCGCAGCGCGAAGCCGTGCTTTACCTGGATGGCCCCAGCCTCGTGCTGGCGGGCGCGGGTTCCGGCAAGACGCGCGTCATCACGCAGAAGATGGCCTACCTGCTGCGCGATTGCGGCTACATGGCTCGCAACATCGTGGCGCTGACATTCACGAACAAGGCCGCGCGCGAGATGGACGAGCGCGTGAAGACCCTGGTCGACCCGAAGATGGCCAAGGGCCTCATCATCAGCACCTTCCACTCGCTGGGCGTGCGCCTGTTGCGGGAAGAAGCCCGCAATGCCGGGCTGAAGCCGCAGTTCTCCATCCTGGACGCGGATGACGCCATGGCCATCATCCAGGAGATGCTGGCCACCACGGACAAGGGCCGGCTGCGTGCCGTGCAGTCGGCCATCTCGTTGTGGAAGAACGGCCTGGTGGATCCGGACGAGGCCGAGCGCACGGCCGCCACCGCCGGCGAGGCCGAAGCCGCCCGGGTCTATCGCAGCTACAACGCGACGCTGGCGGCTTACCAGTCCGTGGATTTCGACGACCTGATCCGCATTCCCGCGCAACTGCTTGCCAGCAACGACACGGTGCGCGAGCGCTGGCAGAACCGCGTGCGCTACCTGCTGGTGGACGAATACCAGGACACCAACGTGTGCCAGTACCAGCTGGTGCGGCTGCTGACCGGCCCGCGCGCCATGTTCACCGCGGTGGGCGACGACGACCAGGCCATCTACGCCTGGCGCGGCGCCACCATCGAGAACCTGGCCAAGCTCACGACGGACTATCCGCAGCTGAAGGTCATCAAGCTGGAGCAGAACTACCGTTCGGTGCAGCGCATCCTGGCCGCGGCCAACAGCGTCATCGAGCGCAATCCCAAGCTCTTCGAGAAGAAGCTGTGGTCGGACCTGGGCGTGGGCGAGCCCATCGTGATCTCGCCGATGAACGACGAGGAAACCGAAGCCCAGAGCATCGCCATGAAGATTTCGGCCTCGCGCTTCGAGCGCCAGGCCAGCTGGAAGGATTTCGCCATCCTGTACCGCGGCAACCACCAGGCCCGCATCATCGAGCAGGCGCTGCGCGACCTGAAGATCCCGTACACGATCGCGGGCGGCCAGAGCTTCTTCGACAAGGCCGAGGTGCGCGACGTGTTGTCCTATCTGCGCCTGATCGCCAACGATGCGGACGACCCCGCCTTCATCCGGGCCGCCACGACCCCACGCCGCGGGATCGGGCAGGCCACCTTGCAGGCCCTGGGCACCTATGCTGCCGAGCGTGAGGTGTCGCTCTTCGAGGCCGTCTTCGAGCAAGGCCTGGAAACCCGCCTGCAGCCGCGCCAGATCGAGCCGTTGCGCGTGTTCACGGAGTTCATCCAGCGCATGCAATGGCGCGCGGGCCGCGGCGTCGAAGGGCGCCCGCCCCCCAAGGCGGAGCCTGCCGGACCGCTGCTGGACGATCTCCTGGGCGCCATCGACTACGAGCGCTTCCTGTACGACACCATGGAAGAGCGGCCGGCGCAGTCACGCTGGCACAACGTGCTGGAACTGGTGGGCTGGCTCAAGCGCAAGGCCGAGGAAGACGGCCATACGCTCTTCGAGCTCGTGCAGCACGTGGCGCTCATCACGATGCTGGAGCGCCAGCATGACGAGGAAGAGCCCGACGCGGTGAAGATGTCGACGCTGCATGCGTCCAAGGGCCTGGAGTATCCGCACGTCTATCTGGCGGGCGTGGAAGAAGGGCTCCTGCCGCACATGGGAAAGGACGACGAAGAGGGTGATCCGGCGCGGGCCGCGGAATCGCTGGCCGCGCGCATCGAGGAAGAGCGCCGGCTGATGTACGTGGGCATCACCCGCGCGCAGCGCAGCCTGAACCTCAGCTGGTGCAAGAAGCGCCGGCGCGCCCGCGAGGACGTGGTGCGCGAGCCTTCCCGCTTCATCGAGGAAATGGGCCTGGGCACCGCGCCGCAAGGGGCGGACCCGGCCAGCCATCTCAGCCCGAAAGAACGGCTGGGCATGCTCAAGGCCTTGCTGAACAAGCGCGGCTGA